From the genome of Penaeus monodon isolate SGIC_2016 chromosome 11, NSTDA_Pmon_1, whole genome shotgun sequence:
agggaggggagtggggggggggaggggaaacgtgAATATATCCATCCTATTGGAGATGtaagaaatttagaaaaataaacacTTAAAAATTTGTACACAATCCCTACTTTGTGTATgccatgtttgttgaccacagaGACTATGATTAGCTTCCATGACACTGGCCTTGCTCTGACCAGTAACTCGTGGTATGGAGATGAGAGACAGCCCTATTAATTAGTTTGGAATGGTCCCTTCACCAGCCTGCTTTGATGGCAAGTAGAATTAATTTGTAAATAACACAAGTGCCAGCAGGTTAAattgaagaaaataagagaaaatacatgTCATAGATACCAATGATTATGTTTGGGGAGTTGGGGGGACAGGTGATGAAGATTTTGGGGAGCATAAAAATGGAATGAATATCCAAGCACTAGTGGGAGGGGAAACTCATTGAACAGGCAATAAAACATGATAAATGAAAGGATTTTCAGTAATAAATAACTTCCTAGAAGGAGCTTGGATCTGACAACATTTGAACAAATACATGTTAAGGTAAACATTGCTAAACAGTGAAAGGGATCAAGAAAAGGCATAAGACGGTCTGATCTTGCTAAGGGGCATGCAAGACCAAGGTTAGATATTAAAGATGAAAGTGGTTGGGGAGCATAACCTGGGTGTTTCAAAAGGCCTTATTACCTACTGCTAATTCATATCATGTTCAACTTTCGACTTGTCTCACAAGcagctataaatatatactttttaaaaattttctttaaacttcTCTCAACAAATGTAATAATAGGTAACAGAGTATTTGGAATATTTGAGAATCAGTTTGGTGCTAGTCTGGTACTAGTCTCCTGATGTAGCTATCTGCAAGTCACTTCAGAAAGTTGAATGAAATTTGAAATAGCAATAAGTGATATTGCCTAGACAGTGCCAAGAGGACTGAGTGCCTCAAACACATCACCAAATAGTCCTGCAGCAAAGGTGCGTCTTAACACATCAACAATGAAGGTGGGCCAGGGGGGAGGTGTTTCTGTCCTCACTGATCAGGAGCTGGTGCTTCACTGTTCCCCAGCCTACATCTTGGAAGACCAACAACTCCAAGCAATCGATGCTTGGCCTCAGAGCACTTAGGGTGTGTTGTGGAGAGGACAGTATAAACTGGCAATGACttaacaatttttaaataaataaataaataaataaataaaaaaggaaaatcaacaaATGGTGCCAGAATAAAGTAGAGGGCACTAACCCTACTGTGCTGTCACTACTGGGTCAGCTAACACTCCCCGTGGCCCATCTTGCTACAATATCAGGGATAACAAGATGTTTAAAACAAGTCCAAGATTGATTCTGTAACAGctcttatatatcaaaataaactgAAACTTTTTGAACAACTGACAGACATGGCATATCTTTTCTTGTGTTAGACatggttatatgaatatataatgcttTACACACTACGGGACCATTTAAGTGGGTAACATGAGTTATGTATGACTGTAATTGACACACTTGGACCTTAAACAATATCAACATGGTTACAAACACAGATCTCTACAAAAGCTGCCGTAAACACTGTACACAGAGTAGTTACTGGCACCGCCCTGGCCTGTTATGGGGGGCGGCAGAGTCAGGACAAGCAGAGCAAACTTCCAGCGGTTAATATCATCACTGACAAAAGTCTCCCTGGCCAAAGTGACCCACTTTTAAGTACACATTTTGATTTCTAACACTTGGAAGAGGGGGACTTGCTCGTCCTGTCTCTGGGTTCTGGTCATGACACTTTTTCCTGATGCTTTGGACTAGGCACAATAATGATCAACTACTGCTTTGTGAACAGAAGAGGTTCATATAGCAAAAATAGCAACACACATCTGGTGGGCACTAGAGACTGGGCGATGGGTACAGCTCGAGGCGGTAGCGCACACCCACGCCCAGCCCAGGGCCCAATCTACAAGCAGCGCTACTACAAAAGTAACAtgatacaaacagatagaaaaaacagcaaaaatagtgGAATGTTTCATCTCTGGTAAGTAGTCAACGCGTCAACAGCAGAGAACTGGGTTATGATACTCTTAACGTTAGTAGAAAAGCAGAGGGGCGCAGGGCGGGTCAAGACGGTGCAAGGCATAATACTGGTGGCCGCCCTACCCCCTCCGTCTGGGCCCGCGGGCTCACCAACCCACCGCCCGCCCACAAACTACACATTCTTTTGGACTGTAGAAAGGTGAAAAAATAGACTTTGGAACTCCTTTTTTTAAGTAGATACGAACGAAGTCATGCTTCAGAAAGGCCAATGGAAGTGGTGAAGAAATTATCAAACTTTGTTGTAGTGTCCCAATTTATCACTGGTGTATTGTGACGGAGAGGTGACAGATGAAATGTGGCTCTAGGCAGGGGTTGTGGCACCAAGGAAGGATAAACATTTGAAGAGTCAACAATTGGAATGTTGGCTGCAAAAATCAACAAATACCTTGTAGGTAATTTGCCAGGTAACTTTTGTGCGTCTGCCAGGAGGATTGTGGCATTTCATCTGGACCAACAGGGACAGTCCGAGAGTGAAAGACGAAGGGGAAGCCCCCTCAGTACTACACTAAGTCCGCCTTAACCTATGGGTTGTTGATCTACACAGCACAGCGAGCACTAACTAGAAGTGGCATGTAGCTGCCCAGCCACTCAGCCACATGTATCCTGGGACTTTCCAtgcaacaagcacacacacagaggtcAGCCTCCACACTCAAAAGAGGACACCAGCTCATTCACCAGGACTGCGGTGTGTGGAGGGCAGCCACGAGCCCCGCACCATTGATGCCTTATGCCACCAGGACTGGGCCCGGCAGACCCAGGCAGACTGGCTGGCCAGCCGGGCCCTGACTAGTCTACTGAGGGCCCCATACAGCTGGTGAGATCCATACAGCTGGTGGGATCCATACAGCTGGTGGGACCCAGACAGCTGGAGGGACCAGACAGCTCCACTAGCATCTACACAGTAGTATCAACAGGAGATATGTATTGTCCAAGCCATTCAGTGCTCCCTTGCAACACAGTGATTGGCTACGAGAATTTGAAAGGTAACATTTAATGCTTATGTGCTACCTAATACAGTTAACTAACTGGCGACAAACTGGTTACCGCCACTCCGAACACTGAAGTTGATTCATCATTCACTGTATTGGGAAAGCAAGCATTACCACAAAGGCCGTGTATGTGCTGTTAACACCTCTATTATGCCATACAGAGTGATGAGAAACAATTAAGTACGAGCCGGCACTTGACTAACAGCCCACGTCCATATGCCAGGCGTAGGATAACAACCAGGTACAAAGCAGACTGTTTCCTGCTCGCGACAAAAACAAGACAACAAATTATTTCCGCTCTACTACACAGGAaaccttttaactttttaatcTTATCTGAGTAAATGGCTAGTACATCACAAAAACTAACTCCAGTGAATGAATAAACAGTTTCAACAGTTAAACAAGCTTACAATTTACCCAGCTTGGCACAACTCGTATGGCCAAATTCTGAACACGAAAAAACGAACAACCATTTTCATATCATAACAAAATGTGATTCTGCAGTTACATTCAATCTACATATCAAAGACCTGTTATTGGTTGCAGAAATTCACCAATTCTAAAAATCACTTGTGCCCTGTATCTGTTACCAcagtaacaaaaaacaatcatAGACTTTGTGCGGGGAATCTGCAACCAGCGGTCGGTTTTGGAGCGGACCCATTCCCGCATGAAGCAGAGGTGTGTGTGGCACAATCACAACACAGTCACGACCTTAAGGACTACAACACCGCACAACACTGGTAAGGCATGATCTCAGGGAAAGGTCACAAGTTGGTTTAGTTAATATCAGCCATCCTAGGCAGGGTTACAACAGGTTGAGCTTTGTATTACACTACTTGAAGCAGATACAAAAAAGGCAAGATAGGGAATAGTGATTACAACAATGGTACTCAATTTCTACCTAACATAGTGAGCTAGTCTAGATATATATCAACAGGTAAGGGCAATAAGGGCATATTAATCCGGCTGTTACCACACGGGTGCAGAACCCACAAGTCCAGCCCCGAAGGTGGACTCTAGGATGTGGCTGGCGGGCTGTGTGGTTAGAGTGCTTCATTACTACAAGGACAGAATTTGATTTCTGTTCTACATGTGTTTCAAGAGTTCAAGACAGTTGTTAAATTCATATTTCTAACTGTCAAATGTAGAAAACATCACCAAAGTTATATTATCACCTGTAATTTAGTTTGGCCCCCATTTTTCTTTAGTGTTTGTTGCTTCACAAAAATGACTTTCCTTGCATGTACAAAGATAAACATATCAGGCATTTGCTTCCTCTGACTTTGATTGTCACACTTGGGCTAAATTTATAAAAGCAAATCTGGGCAGGTTTAACATCTCTAGAAACACCATTaactaattttgatatatattcctCAGCAAACAGTGTGAAAAGGGTATAACAAGTGAGTAGCAAACTTCTGGATGGCTCAACATGTAACTTGTCAAtagtattgacttttttttttctttcttttaaaataaataacgtCTCCATTCTGACCAACGGAATACTTGTAAAAAGGAACAAATTTTCCAGCCTTCCATAAAATGAAACTTAAAatctttttcttctaaaaaaacaaaagaccagACTTCTTCCCGATAAATAAAACTGTTGGCTCCCGCCGAGCCATAGGACCGGCCGACTGGCCATCTTTCTGACTGACAGTGACAGACTAACTACATCCTGGCCTAACTTTGTTGTTAGCCCCTGAAATGGGGCACTGGCTGGCGGGTGGCCCCGGTAACAATATGCTAACCAGGGCCTTCTACTGCCCTGCCTCCATGCACATCTTGCCTGTAGCTCTCATGCACAATTCCTTACAACTAACAAATGCAATAGAACAATAATGGGTGAGTTGATCAGCTGCAGCTACAATATATAAAGAGCTACAGCTGAGAGATGCTACCACTAGAGGGCAGAGGAGGACCACTGGCACCCTGCTGATGCGTACAGTGGTGCTCCACTCCCAAACTTCAACACCTCAATAAATTACTgcacataaatatgaaaaataaaagaaacttaaacaaaaccaaaacaaaataccaTGAGCAGGCTATCCAAGAAACAAAACTTAATCCTTAATGGCACAACTTACGACTGTAGGTGCAACAAatagaaaattttgaaataaactcTAAAACCAATTGAATAGTTATGTACATGACTATTGGCAGAGttagaaaaattgaaaataaaatagaaaaacctACTTCAACAAAAAATGCGAGTAAATGTAAAAGTGACTTGTATAAACAGGTATCTAAGCCCATTATATGGTAACTGCCTGATACCCAAGTACACTGGTAACTGGCCTCTTAGCCTATAAAGGAGGCCTCAGCCACTTTTTGACTAGGGGAGGGCAGACTTGGGCCTGGCATCTGCCCCTGGGAGTACAAACAACTGCAACCACCGTATTAAAAATAGACTATATGAAGGAACAGAGACAACACGGGAACCTTGCCTCTCACCCAGAGGAACAGCCTTCAACAGTGGCTGTTGAGGCTGACCTTGGCTTGGAGTGAGGGGTGAGGTCATCAGGAGAAGGTTAGTGTCCTGTCACTTGTGCCACACTTGTCACAGTGCCAAACAAGATTACAAGAAGTGTGCCTCTTTGGGCAGTATCAGCAGTCTTCATCTAACAATGCTGTACAGCTTCTCATGTTACAACCAAATTGGAAAGTGCACCACTGTGACTGTAGGCGAGATGAGGCAACCTCTGTCTCACATGTGGGGTGGCGGCACCTGCAGGTACCGGTAAACATACAGACGGTAATCTTTGGAGGCCAGGACCACTGATCCATCATCCATGAGTGCAACGTCAAAGCATTGGGCGTGCTTCACCTTGGACTCATACGCCGACACCAGCTGGCCATCCTGGGTGAAGAGTGTGAGGTTGAAGTTGTTGTGGTTGTCAGCAATCAGCACTTCACCTTGGCTATTGATGCCTACACCAATTGGGTAGTTGGTGATACCCTCGCCACCAATTTGACGGAGGTACTGTCCTTCATAGTTGAACacctgaaaataaaatatatcaatatatggcATTACATTTTTACCATGTTataatgtgatgattattattttaacttaatCCTGTGAACACAACTATATCACAAGTTGGAAGAaattaccctttttctctctcctactgcATCTACTatcaaatacattattataaaggaaatatttatgattttttttctttggatctTGCTCATGCAATTAAAAGGCACACAATGAAGAATTACCTTGACACAATGAGCTCTGTTGTCAGAGATGAAGATTTCTTGTTTGTCATTCACCACCACACCATTGGGGAATTCCAAGTGGTTGGGGCAATTGAACTGATGTAGCACTGTACCAAACTGGTCGAAGATGATGACCCTCATTACTTTGCACTCCACAACAATGATGCGTCCTTTGTGATCAACAGTTACACCACGTGGGTAGCATAAAGTGTTGGCTCCAAACTTCCTTACAAACTGTCCATACTGATTATAGATCTGTATCTGATGGGTTGGAGATCGTTCAGTCACAATGATGTCACCGCTGGTGCGTACCACAGCCACCCTATTTGGGTAGAGCAACTGGCCATCGCGTTTCCCACACTCTCCAAACTGGAATTTGAAACGTCCTTCTTTGTCAAAGATCTGGATTCTGTGGTTGTTGGTATCTGCTACAATGATGTCATTCTGGGCATTGACAGCAACACCACTTGGTTCAGTAAACTGGCCCTCAAGAACACCAAACTCTCCAAACTTGCAGTGATAGATCATCTTCTGGCGCTTGATCTGTGATCGTGGTGGGAATATGGAACAGGACAGTAGCTTGTGGGAGAGATCGTGAAGAACTGGATCTGGTGCAGTAACTCCATTCACCTGTTCCTGGTTGAACACACCTTCTCCACCACAGCTCCACTTCTCATAGGATGTGAGCCCATTTAGGTTGAGATCTCCAAGACTTGTAGAGAATGGGCCCATGGACTGTGAGGAGCTGAATCTCTTGGACAGTAAATTTGACAGTTGACTGTTGCTATATGGACGCTCCAGCATTCCATTCAAATTGCCATTCATGGTGCTGTTTAATCCACTGGTAAGCCCATTAGCAAGTCCATTTGTTAAACCATTGGCAAGGCCATTAGTGAGACTATGAGATAATCCTGAACTTAAACTATTTGCAAGACTTGTGGACAGCCCATTGGCTAACTGCCCATTAGAAATTTGCCCATTTGCCAAGTTCTGTGTGCTGACCAATTGCTGGGCATTGATACTTCCAGTTAAACCATTGGCTAATGTTGTATTGAGTCCTGACAAGCCATTCAGGCAACTGTTAATTGTGTTCATACTACTGACAGAGACGGAGTTGGAAGAGTTGGGTCGTGCAATGGGTGGCAACTTGGTTGGCCCAACTTGGATATCAGAGGCTGACCGAATATAGCCAAATGTGTTCCTCACTCCCACTTGAATGGCAGGGAAATTGCTCACAAATTCAAGGTCACTGACATTTTGCATACCGAGGTCAAAGTTTTTGCCCATCTGCTCTGCCAGCTTTCCTTCAATGAGCTTTCGGAACATGAGCAACTCAGTGGTATTTGCATACTTCCTCAATTTTTCAATGAAATCACAAGTGGATAACAGTTTTTCCACACTCTCCTGTGCCTTCTGAGCAAACACAGAGAGGGAGACTTGTTTGGCATGGTAAAGCGAGTCCAGCTCTCGCAACAATTCTGTCTTACGTTCTTCTACCATAGTTGTGTAGAAGTTGAAAGTATCATGAATCTCTGACTGTGCCTTCTCATACTGTTGCTGGAGGCGTGTTGATGAACCTTCAACAGATTTGACACAAGTACGGAGATCTGCAGCCCGGGACCGCCCGTCTTCCATGGCATGGCAAATCTGATCCAAATGGCGGGGCGCTGCATCATTCAGACCCTCCAACTCATGAATACCTTTGGGGTGGTCCATCATGATGCAATCATTGCAAACTGGTGAACTACAAGTGATACAGAAATACTTGAGAGGCTCTCCTTTGTGACGTATGCAGGTGACTGGACGCTCATCCCTCTGGGCTAGTTCTGCCAGTGTTACCACACGGTGTCCTTCAAAACAATGCATATACTGGTGGGCCATGACACAGTGTGGGCAGAGAAGCTTTGCGCAGTCCAAACAACGTGCAACAGCTGCTACGTCACGACTCTTGCAGGCTGTGCAAGAAGCAGGCTCATCCACTGGCGTTTCCAAAAGGCGATGGAGAGCGTAGTCTGGCAGTAGGAGTGGTGGGGGAACTGTCGTTACAGCTTGGCACTGAGGGCACACCAAGCGGTCTCCTCCATCACAAACTTTCTCTAAGCACCCAAGGCAGAAGATGTGCAGGCAGGAGAGAACTCGTGGCATAACATAAGTGTCATTGCAGAGCCCACACACAGTTGCCACTGGGGAGCTGCGGCCAACTATGGATCCTGTAATCAGAAAAGCAATCTTACTATTTACTGTGAAACCTGATACTATAACAActaaatgagccttcctttcaattgattcaatataaaaatttaccaTAGCATTCCTAACACTAGCACCAAAGACAATGCGCCAAGTTATGCAAAGAAATGGATCACTTTGGGTTACTGAAAACAAACCAACTTACCTGTGGTGGATGCAGGAGGTGAGTTCTCAAGGGAGCGTGGTGGATCCGAGTCTATCAGGGACCCCAGGGGCGTCCCTGAGAGGGATTCCAGCGATGGCGTGGGGGATCCTACAGACATCCTCGCCCCTCACCCAAACACAACCTGAAAGAAGTTGCTCATTAAAAAAAGTGtctttacaaaataaaaagaaaaatctaaaaaatgttgaagaaaagaaatatattatttctatgcTTCCCAGAATACTGACAAATAAGCTAACCAAgaattttcatttatcttctaCTTTACAGAACCAACATAAATCATCTGCCAAAACTAATTAAAGACGCGTAATTAAATGTGGTAGCACATTGCGAGAAGAACTCGAACGCCTGCGCGgtggggaaggcgaggggagacAGCGCcgcggggcaagggagggggaggaggaggggagggggaaaggaaggagggggtgagcaagtgagggaggggaggggagaccgTAGCCTCCATCGTCATACAATATTTACAACATGACCTTTCTCCCCtgccactctccttctccctctccctccctttctatgcATTAGGTGTAGTACAGTGAAACAGAAGCGATATTTCAGAACACATTCTCACTGACATTGCTCTCTTTTCTCCATACCGGGAACCGgatgtaataatttaataaaagccACCCCCTCTTTATTCATTCcgaccttttccttttccactgtcccccccccccccctgctccggCAGTCAGTAATGTGTGTGCGGGAGTCCAGTCTcagccttcccctcaccctccattcaccccctcccccctcttctggTGGCCAGGTTGGCGAGGGCAGACTCGGTCATCGACCCTTCGGGCTGTGCCGACTAAGCCAAACATACAAACCTAAAAACTAAACCCTGGTATACATGTTACATACACATCTTGGGGTACCCAATGCACCACTTACGTCATAAAATAGTTCTACTATATAATAAACCTTCactgaaagaatatatattttttttattaccctcaCCCTAACCATTCATTGCAACTGGCGCGCACCTCAAGTGCCTCTCCTTTACAGACCTTCTCGAGAGCTCTACCTGCGCCACACGAAAACACAACATGCCTTGCTACTTGAGCATTCGTTCCGCTGCACATCCCCGATCAGCTGTCGCGTCCTGGTTCTCCCCGCTGACACAGCACTCGCGGATCTACCCTCCGGGGGCTCTCAAGGTCGCACGGAAATCGGCAAAGCCTTCCGCTCCCCACTCCCGGAGCGGTCTGCCTGCCTCTTTCCCTTGCCTTTGCATCTCGGCCGAACCCTGACATCTTGAGAGGTGCCGATGTTTACGGATCACGAGAAGTCTTGGGTATCAGGGCACtcctcaatttttattttattttttttaatatttccctaGTAATTTATAACTGGGCTGTTAAAACCCTGTTTAATCATTTGGATGGCGACAGTCTCATAGGCGGGGGGAATGACGCACGTTCCTTGTCCTGTTGAAACCGGAAGTTGTTTGAccggtttatataaatataaaggttaTTCTGACGTATCGGCATTGTTTTCTGAATTACGTCGCCGCCTCACTTCGAAGGTCAATTTTCACGGTGTTCTTCTATCCTGGGAATCGATCTCCAGGCAGGGAAGTTAACACTCAAACATTTACATTCAGTGCAACGAATGGCTATAAACAATGACGTCCCATTCCCCCCCCAAGAAATTTACATATTACACTGGCCAAATCTAATATCTTTTTTTCGACGAAACTTCCCGTGAGGCAGCTGGTTCCCCGATTCACGTGTTGCGTGTAAACAAATGGCTGCCCGCACCGCACCAGTACAGATAAACTacctttttacctcttttttttgccttccctttTTAAACGTTACCACCAAAACGAAGTTCAACGACACTGCTAAATAAACATATCTCTGGCCTGTGTAGGGTTGCTCCGCTTTTCACGATCACCAAAATATacaaagggtgggggtgaaaagaaaaggaaagtacaagCTTCGGAGAAGGGTGGGGATGAActagacgggaggggggggggtagccgcCAGGGAACGAGAAGAGCAAGGGCGGTACGacgtagagagagtgagagagagggagagaggggagagggagaaagaggagggatgcTGACGTCACGAGTTGGAAAGCGGGATTGGGAGTGGAAGGGGCGGGTGCGTCATCGTGTTTCTGGAACTGCTCTATCGCAACGGACACTGCTAGGGTACGACCAAACACGCGAAATGTTCACACGGCGCCCTCGCCCCTCTACTGTCCCCTCTTCAAGGAGCGACGCGATCCATCATACAAATGAGCCACGATACAGCAAAAGAGCTCGTTGTGCACCCTCGGCAGACAAGGATAAAATGGTTCCGCGGGACAGGCATAAACAGTGTCAACAACACACGACGCTTCTGTTCattagcaaaaaaacaaaaaacaaaaacacacacgcactaaatTCAAGCGTCGTCGATCAACAGGTTGAGGAGGAACTTTCGCTGCGAAGACAATTGCCTACTTTGAGGTGGCCGTCAAATTCTGGCCGTGCGCGTGACGCCACGACAGACGCCGCCCATACCCTGTTGACCGCTTCCTTTGCCATTATACATTCTCGaaagttttgtttaaaaaaatatatatacataaatgaaccaTATCAAACTTATTTCCCCGTTTCTTCACCCTACCTTCTTCCAGTCTCCCTTTCTATTCCCACTGtaatattctccctctctttcctatccccACTATCCTCGTCCAAcccccctctcctattctctctcatcGTACCGTACCCAAGTCGAGCGGCGCCGGGCGGTGGCGTGGGGATTGGAGAT
Proteins encoded in this window:
- the LOC119578887 gene encoding brain tumor protein-like yields the protein MSVGSPTPSLESLSGTPLGSLIDSDPPRSLENSPPASTTGSIVGRSSPVATVCGLCNDTYVMPRVLSCLHIFCLGCLEKVCDGGDRLVCPQCQAVTTVPPPLLLPDYALHRLLETPVDEPASCTACKSRDVAAVARCLDCAKLLCPHCVMAHQYMHCFEGHRVVTLAELAQRDERPVTCIRHKGEPLKYFCITCSSPVCNDCIMMDHPKGIHELEGLNDAAPRHLDQICHAMEDGRSRAADLRTCVKSVEGSSTRLQQQYEKAQSEIHDTFNFYTTMVEERKTELLRELDSLYHAKQVSLSVFAQKAQESVEKLLSTCDFIEKLRKYANTTELLMFRKLIEGKLAEQMGKNFDLGMQNVSDLEFVSNFPAIQVGVRNTFGYIRSASDIQVGPTKLPPIARPNSSNSVSVSSMNTINSCLNGLSGLNTTLANGLTGSINAQQLVSTQNLANGQISNGQLANGLSTSLANSLSSGLSHSLTNGLANGLTNGLANGLTSGLNSTMNGNLNGMLERPYSNSQLSNLLSKRFSSSQSMGPFSTSLGDLNLNGLTSYEKWSCGGEGVFNQEQVNGVTAPDPVLHDLSHKLLSCSIFPPRSQIKRQKMIYHCKFGEFGVLEGQFTEPSGVAVNAQNDIIVADTNNHRIQIFDKEGRFKFQFGECGKRDGQLLYPNRVAVVRTSGDIIVTERSPTHQIQIYNQYGQFVRKFGANTLCYPRGVTVDHKGRIIVVECKVMRVIIFDQFGTVLHQFNCPNHLEFPNGVVVNDKQEIFISDNRAHCVKVFNYEGQYLRQIGGEGITNYPIGVGINSQGEVLIADNHNNFNLTLFTQDGQLVSAYESKVKHAQCFDVALMDDGSVVLASKDYRLYVYRYLQVPPPHM